From the Salmo trutta chromosome 2, fSalTru1.1, whole genome shotgun sequence genome, one window contains:
- the LOC115158815 gene encoding testis-expressed protein 47 isoform X3 translates to MEASSQLLSLDQKKEEDVGTSLFHCHMKQRRLFNPQDEMKFLLHRLIVIASLPQQLADRKDLGEHCEELNQRLQRYYQGDAITGLLLLYPTCMLHVIESSSEVLVSLLQDLRDMQERPLCVLIEAPRVLVMSHDLPSRLFQQWSYKVLNVQARVCGMLSRDGPEEEEEEDTDTLVSTALSMLLKLGNHLLKATKGSKMPPGSVLDEVPEMIVPQDIVVQLLSRGDLLSPQQYLQAYHTPLHILMDSGHVFGSSQLTTV, encoded by the exons atgGAGGCATCCAGCCAGCTACTAAGTCTTGACCAAAAGAAGGAGGAAGATGTTGGGACTAGCTTGTTTCACTGCCATATGAAGCAAAGAAGGCTTTTTAATCCTCAAGACGAGATG aaGTTCCTGTTACACCGGTTGATAGTCATCGCCAGCCTCCCCCAGCAACTCGCAGACAGGAAAGACCTGGGAG AACACTGCGAAGAACTGAACCAGCGCTTGCAGAGGTATTACCAAGGTGATGCTATCACAGGCCTGCTTTTGCTGTACCCAACCTGCATGCTTCATGTCATTGAG TCCTCCAGCGAGGTTCTTGTGTCTCTGCTGCAGGATCTGAGGGACATGCAGGAACGGCCACTCTG TGTCCTGATCGAGGCGCCCAGGGTCCTGGTGATGTCACATGACCTTCCCAGCAGGTTGTTCCAGCAGTGGAGCTACAAGGTGCTTAATGTGCAGGCCAGGGTGTGTGGGATGCTGAGTAGAGACGggccagaggaggaggaggaggaggacacagacacactggtcaGCACCGCCCTGTCTATGCTGCTCAAGCTGGGGAATCACCTCCTCAAAGCCACCAAG GGGTCAAAGATGCCCCCGGGCTCTGTTCTGGATGAAGTACCAGAGATGATAGTCCCCCAGGATATCGTGGTTCAGCTCCTGTCCAGAGGAGACCTTCTGAGCCCCCAGCAGTACCTGCAGGCCTACCACACCCCTCTCCACATCCTCATGGACTCTG GGCACGTGTTTGGAAGCAGTCAGCTAACTACAGTTTAG
- the LOC115158815 gene encoding testis-expressed protein 47 isoform X2, translated as MASRSHEVDNAPFTIWNSAFEDRMSLLAKLEESHRAVRKKFLLHRLIVIASLPQQLADRKDLGEHCEELNQRLQRYYQGDAITGLLLLYPTCMLHVIESSSEVLVSLLQDLRDMQERPLCVLIEAPRVLVMSHDLPSRLFQQWSYKVLNVQARVCGMLSRDGPEEEEEEDTDTLVSTALSMLLKLGNHLLKATKGSKMPPGSVLDEVPEMIVPQDIVVQLLSRGDLLSPQQYLQAYHTPLHILMDSERTWPPPEQLQCEF; from the exons ATGGCTTCCAGGTCGCACGAAGTTGATAATGCGCCCTTTACCATCTGGAACTCAGCCTTTGAAGACAGAATGTCGCTGCTTGCAAAGCTGGAAGAGTCCCACAGGGCTGTTAGAAAG aaGTTCCTGTTACACCGGTTGATAGTCATCGCCAGCCTCCCCCAGCAACTCGCAGACAGGAAAGACCTGGGAG AACACTGCGAAGAACTGAACCAGCGCTTGCAGAGGTATTACCAAGGTGATGCTATCACAGGCCTGCTTTTGCTGTACCCAACCTGCATGCTTCATGTCATTGAG TCCTCCAGCGAGGTTCTTGTGTCTCTGCTGCAGGATCTGAGGGACATGCAGGAACGGCCACTCTG TGTCCTGATCGAGGCGCCCAGGGTCCTGGTGATGTCACATGACCTTCCCAGCAGGTTGTTCCAGCAGTGGAGCTACAAGGTGCTTAATGTGCAGGCCAGGGTGTGTGGGATGCTGAGTAGAGACGggccagaggaggaggaggaggaggacacagacacactggtcaGCACCGCCCTGTCTATGCTGCTCAAGCTGGGGAATCACCTCCTCAAAGCCACCAAG GGGTCAAAGATGCCCCCGGGCTCTGTTCTGGATGAAGTACCAGAGATGATAGTCCCCCAGGATATCGTGGTTCAGCTCCTGTCCAGAGGAGACCTTCTGAGCCCCCAGCAGTACCTGCAGGCCTACCACACCCCTCTCCACATCCTCATGGACTCTG
- the LOC115158815 gene encoding testis-expressed protein 47 isoform X1 produces MEASSQLLSLDQKKEEDVGTSLFHCHMKQRRLFNPQDEMKFLLHRLIVIASLPQQLADRKDLGEHCEELNQRLQRYYQGDAITGLLLLYPTCMLHVIESSSEVLVSLLQDLRDMQERPLCVLIEAPRVLVMSHDLPSRLFQQWSYKVLNVQARVCGMLSRDGPEEEEEEDTDTLVSTALSMLLKLGNHLLKATKGSKMPPGSVLDEVPEMIVPQDIVVQLLSRGDLLSPQQYLQAYHTPLHILMDSERTWPPPEQLQCEF; encoded by the exons atgGAGGCATCCAGCCAGCTACTAAGTCTTGACCAAAAGAAGGAGGAAGATGTTGGGACTAGCTTGTTTCACTGCCATATGAAGCAAAGAAGGCTTTTTAATCCTCAAGACGAGATG aaGTTCCTGTTACACCGGTTGATAGTCATCGCCAGCCTCCCCCAGCAACTCGCAGACAGGAAAGACCTGGGAG AACACTGCGAAGAACTGAACCAGCGCTTGCAGAGGTATTACCAAGGTGATGCTATCACAGGCCTGCTTTTGCTGTACCCAACCTGCATGCTTCATGTCATTGAG TCCTCCAGCGAGGTTCTTGTGTCTCTGCTGCAGGATCTGAGGGACATGCAGGAACGGCCACTCTG TGTCCTGATCGAGGCGCCCAGGGTCCTGGTGATGTCACATGACCTTCCCAGCAGGTTGTTCCAGCAGTGGAGCTACAAGGTGCTTAATGTGCAGGCCAGGGTGTGTGGGATGCTGAGTAGAGACGggccagaggaggaggaggaggaggacacagacacactggtcaGCACCGCCCTGTCTATGCTGCTCAAGCTGGGGAATCACCTCCTCAAAGCCACCAAG GGGTCAAAGATGCCCCCGGGCTCTGTTCTGGATGAAGTACCAGAGATGATAGTCCCCCAGGATATCGTGGTTCAGCTCCTGTCCAGAGGAGACCTTCTGAGCCCCCAGCAGTACCTGCAGGCCTACCACACCCCTCTCCACATCCTCATGGACTCTG